One segment of Desulfosudis oleivorans Hxd3 DNA contains the following:
- the hisG gene encoding ATP phosphoribosyltransferase has product MTQVLKFGIPKGSLQDATIALFKRCGWKINVNGRSYFPDINDPDISCALLRAQEMARNVEHGTLDAGLTGKDWIAENNSDVHVVADLVYSKASARPARWVIAVAKDSPIQKLEDLEGKTVSTELVNYTKRFFQEKKISVNVEFSWGATEAKVVSGLADAIVEITETESTIRAHSLRIIHEMMQTHTQLIANHDAWKDPFKKAKLEQIALLLKGALLGEKLVGLKMNVPHAGLDAIVNLLPSLNAPTVAPLYQSDWFAVETVVDSETVRDLIPELMAKGAQGIIEYPLNKVI; this is encoded by the coding sequence ATGACACAGGTATTGAAATTCGGCATTCCCAAGGGAAGCCTTCAGGACGCCACCATCGCCCTGTTTAAACGGTGCGGCTGGAAAATCAACGTCAACGGCAGAAGCTATTTTCCGGACATCAACGACCCGGACATCTCCTGCGCCCTGCTGAGGGCCCAGGAGATGGCGCGCAACGTGGAGCACGGCACCCTGGACGCGGGCCTTACCGGCAAGGACTGGATCGCGGAAAACAACTCCGACGTGCACGTGGTGGCCGACCTGGTCTATTCAAAGGCCAGCGCCCGGCCGGCCCGGTGGGTCATTGCCGTGGCAAAGGATTCGCCGATCCAGAAGCTGGAAGACCTGGAGGGAAAAACCGTCTCCACCGAACTGGTCAACTACACCAAACGATTTTTCCAGGAAAAAAAGATATCGGTCAACGTCGAGTTTTCCTGGGGCGCCACAGAGGCCAAGGTGGTCTCGGGCCTGGCCGACGCCATCGTGGAGATCACGGAGACGGAAAGCACCATCCGGGCACACAGCCTGCGCATTATCCACGAGATGATGCAGACCCACACCCAGCTCATCGCCAACCATGACGCCTGGAAAGACCCGTTTAAGAAGGCCAAGCTGGAGCAGATCGCCCTGCTGCTCAAAGGCGCTCTGCTGGGGGAAAAACTGGTGGGCCTGAAAATGAACGTGCCCCATGCCGGCCTGGACGCCATTGTGAATCTGCTGCCCAGCCTCAACGCGCCCACGGTGGCACCGCTTTACCAGTCCGACTGGTTTGCCGTGGAAACCGTCGTGGATTCGGAAACGGTGCGGGACCTGATTCCTGAACTGATGGCCAAGGGGGCCCAGGGTATTATCGAGTATCCCCTGAACAAGGTAATATAA
- a CDS encoding ATP-grasp domain-containing protein, which translates to MTVLSFHPCFPGDRYIHCAGRSLTEDEKAAMEHASAVILHQACGPALYTEAQKRCRNVFPDFSTRFAWPGKIGQAELFSKIGVAHPETMTYKTVKVFSETHKDGRPSLDFPLVFKLDQADEGRGVFPLTGPEDMAPLLDKARAWERTGQTGFLLQRYVPPFFGVLRVVVVYKTFVAYWRVAGATTGFAVNIARGADIDDQAHPELKEKGIAAIQAVCEKTGINLAGFDLIFPADRPESDPLFLEINYYFGRRGLGGSERYYTLLTREINRWLKDRHIAA; encoded by the coding sequence ATGACCGTGCTTTCCTTCCATCCCTGCTTTCCCGGAGACCGCTACATCCACTGTGCGGGCAGATCATTGACCGAAGATGAAAAAGCGGCCATGGAACACGCCTCGGCCGTGATCCTGCACCAGGCGTGCGGCCCCGCACTCTACACGGAGGCCCAAAAGCGATGCCGGAACGTGTTTCCCGATTTTTCCACGCGGTTTGCCTGGCCGGGCAAAATCGGCCAGGCCGAACTGTTTTCCAAAATCGGGGTTGCCCACCCGGAAACCATGACTTATAAAACGGTAAAGGTGTTTTCCGAAACACACAAGGACGGAAGACCGTCCCTGGATTTCCCTCTGGTCTTCAAGCTCGACCAGGCGGATGAGGGCCGCGGCGTGTTTCCTTTAACAGGGCCGGAAGACATGGCGCCCCTGCTTGACAAGGCCCGTGCCTGGGAGCGCACCGGCCAGACCGGCTTTCTGTTGCAGCGGTATGTTCCACCCTTTTTCGGCGTGCTGCGGGTGGTCGTGGTATATAAAACGTTTGTGGCCTACTGGCGGGTGGCCGGTGCCACCACCGGCTTTGCCGTGAACATCGCCAGGGGCGCCGACATTGATGATCAGGCCCACCCGGAGCTGAAGGAAAAGGGAATTGCCGCGATTCAGGCGGTCTGCGAAAAAACAGGTATCAACCTGGCCGGCTTTGACCTGATCTTTCCGGCGGACCGGCCCGAAAGCGACCCGCTGTTTCTTGAAATCAACTACTATTTCGGCCGGCGGGGCCTGGGCGGATCGGAACGCTACTACACCCTTCTGACACGGGAGATCAACCGGTGGCTAAAGGACCGGCACATCGCCGCGTGA
- a CDS encoding methyl-accepting chemotaxis protein yields the protein MSFLLQVYVGFLFFSAVVFLVATRIVHKNSIVAVVGYTIIAGTVIGSLLTFAYTTGNWANRYLLAGTLVGYFLVLAVFYVGLMYYIYSRVKKPLESIIVINKGIADGDLRHKVLDFQGERELAELAASISATSSRLNSIVSGIAADVNVLAETAGTLIDRSTQLQQNAGRMKEQASAVATASEEMNTNLLSVSSSAEQSSRNINLVAAASEEMSLTINEIAKSTERARRVSGDATVQANSAYEKIWKLENSALEANTIIETINEIAEQTNLLALNATIEAARAGAAGKGFAVVADAVKQLAGRTAAAIVDVKEKLEVMAESRAETIANIVGIQRIITGLDEIVSGIAASIEQQSATTREIARNVNEADQGVAEGTRRLAESTSVSRQVNTDLSHLHEAVDQTRKTGEAVREIADRLLQMGDDIKSLVAYFRV from the coding sequence ATGAGTTTTCTGCTTCAGGTCTATGTGGGTTTTCTGTTCTTTTCCGCTGTCGTTTTTCTGGTGGCCACGCGTATTGTGCACAAGAACTCCATCGTGGCCGTTGTCGGCTATACCATCATTGCCGGCACTGTCATCGGGTCCCTGCTGACCTTTGCTTACACCACCGGGAACTGGGCCAACCGGTATCTGCTGGCCGGCACTCTGGTCGGCTATTTTCTGGTACTGGCTGTTTTCTATGTCGGCCTGATGTACTATATCTATTCCCGCGTGAAAAAGCCCTTAGAGTCCATCATTGTCATCAACAAGGGAATCGCCGATGGTGACCTGCGGCACAAGGTTCTGGATTTCCAGGGAGAACGAGAGCTGGCGGAACTGGCGGCCTCCATTTCGGCCACCAGCTCCCGGTTGAATTCCATTGTGTCCGGTATTGCCGCCGATGTGAATGTGCTTGCCGAAACCGCGGGCACCCTGATCGACCGTTCCACGCAGCTCCAGCAAAACGCCGGCAGAATGAAGGAGCAGGCGTCGGCTGTTGCCACGGCTTCCGAAGAGATGAACACCAACCTGCTGTCGGTCTCTTCTTCGGCGGAACAGTCCTCCCGGAACATCAACCTGGTGGCCGCGGCCTCTGAAGAGATGTCTTTGACTATCAATGAAATCGCCAAAAGCACGGAACGGGCACGCAGAGTCTCTGGCGATGCCACGGTCCAGGCCAATTCGGCTTATGAAAAGATATGGAAGCTTGAAAACAGCGCCCTTGAGGCCAACACCATTATTGAGACCATCAACGAAATCGCCGAGCAGACCAACCTGCTGGCCTTGAACGCCACCATTGAGGCGGCCCGGGCCGGGGCGGCGGGCAAGGGATTTGCCGTGGTGGCCGACGCGGTCAAGCAACTGGCCGGCCGCACCGCCGCCGCCATTGTGGACGTGAAGGAAAAGCTGGAGGTGATGGCCGAGTCCCGGGCCGAAACCATCGCCAATATTGTGGGGATTCAGCGCATCATCACCGGCCTGGACGAGATCGTCTCCGGCATTGCCGCCTCCATCGAACAGCAGAGCGCCACCACCCGGGAGATTGCCAGAAACGTCAACGAGGCGGATCAGGGGGTGGCCGAAGGCACCCGGCGGCTGGCCGAATCCACGTCTGTATCGCGGCAGGTGAACACCGACCTTTCCCATCTTCACGAGGCGGTGGACCAGACCCGAAAAACAGGGGAGGCGGTGCGGGAGATTGCCGACCGGCTGTTGCAGATGGGCGATGACATAAAATCTCTTGTGGCCTATTTTCGTGTATGA
- a CDS encoding GGDEF domain-containing protein, with product MTWLISKDDHRQALRMRRSLIALTGYVVITLGSTLIASAGLIRGNTLTVLALVMGLFVLMAVFFPALIYTGFNRRFKDPSLTMPQLLQAIFFVTVFSYFMVSEIRGVSTVLYILVFVFGTFRLRLREFMGLVALTVALYAGAMALLHYRHPEAVTVKLEIIRGAILVLSLLWVSYMANYIANLRRRIKEMASFDALTEVYNRREIFEILDREKSFSDRSAIPFSLCILDLDDFKEVNDTYGHQAGDEVLKAFARALRENVRTEDYVGRYGGEEFLVVFVNFECRDNSVTCVDRLLKVTERLTFPGIADGLKITTSIGVSAYRPSETIDAVIARADQALYEAKAAGKNRIVCSEPCGA from the coding sequence GTGACCTGGTTGATTTCCAAAGATGACCATCGTCAGGCCCTGCGGATGCGGCGGTCCCTGATCGCGCTGACCGGCTATGTGGTGATTACCCTGGGCTCCACGCTGATAGCATCGGCCGGCCTGATTCGCGGCAACACGCTCACCGTGCTGGCCCTGGTGATGGGCCTGTTTGTCCTGATGGCCGTTTTTTTCCCGGCGCTGATATACACAGGCTTCAACAGGCGTTTCAAAGACCCCAGCCTGACCATGCCCCAGCTGCTCCAGGCTATTTTCTTTGTCACGGTTTTCAGTTACTTCATGGTCAGTGAGATTCGCGGGGTCAGCACGGTACTGTATATTCTGGTGTTCGTGTTCGGCACCTTCCGGCTCAGGCTGAGGGAGTTCATGGGCCTGGTGGCGCTGACCGTGGCCCTGTATGCCGGGGCCATGGCCCTGCTCCATTACCGCCACCCGGAGGCGGTGACGGTGAAACTGGAGATCATTCGAGGCGCCATCCTGGTGCTGTCGCTGCTGTGGGTCTCCTACATGGCCAACTATATCGCCAACCTCCGGCGGCGCATCAAGGAGATGGCCAGTTTCGACGCCCTTACAGAAGTTTATAACCGGCGGGAGATATTTGAAATTCTGGACCGGGAAAAGTCTTTTTCCGACCGTTCGGCCATTCCCTTTTCCCTGTGCATCCTGGACCTGGATGATTTTAAGGAGGTCAATGACACCTATGGCCACCAGGCCGGGGACGAGGTGCTCAAGGCCTTTGCCCGGGCTCTGCGGGAAAATGTCCGCACCGAAGATTACGTGGGCCGGTACGGCGGAGAAGAATTTCTGGTGGTGTTTGTCAATTTTGAGTGCCGGGACAACAGCGTGACCTGCGTGGACAGGCTGTTAAAGGTGACGGAACGGCTTACGTTCCCGGGCATTGCCGATGGCCTGAAAATCACCACCTCCATTGGTGTTTCCGCCTACCGGCCGTCAGAAACCATTGACGCGGTCATTGCCCGGGCCGACCAGGCCCTTTACGAGGCCAAGGCCGCCGGCAAAAACCGGATTGTCTGCAGCGAACCCTGCGGCGCCTGA
- a CDS encoding HNH endonuclease encodes MKSTSPWEDMVDNTSIRREKNKARDLRQTQWWKQRLAKGTCYYCGKPFRPAELTMDHVVPLSRGGKTTKGNVVPACKSCNTQKQQLVPVEWEAYLKTIQKD; translated from the coding sequence GTGAAATCGACTTCCCCCTGGGAGGACATGGTCGATAATACGTCGATAAGGCGGGAAAAAAACAAGGCACGGGACCTGCGGCAAACCCAGTGGTGGAAACAGCGGCTGGCCAAAGGCACCTGTTACTACTGCGGAAAACCCTTCCGGCCGGCGGAGCTGACCATGGACCACGTGGTGCCCCTGTCCAGGGGCGGCAAAACCACAAAGGGCAACGTGGTGCCGGCCTGCAAATCGTGCAACACGCAAAAGCAGCAGCTGGTGCCCGTGGAGTGGGAAGCATACCTCAAAACTATTCAGAAGGACTGA
- a CDS encoding deoxyguanosinetriphosphate triphosphohydrolase family protein → MSPTWNTIKSVLERREQQTLSSRAESSAAGIRRRSEDQLDRDYRLAFAVDVDRILHSLAYTRYIDKTQVFYLIENDHITHRVLHVQLVSKVARTIGRALGLNEDLIEAIALGHDIGHAPFGHEGETYLSKLCEQAGIGPFLHNVQSVHFLESVERKGRGCNLCLQTLDGILCHDGEIHTTSLKADRKKNFQTFEEEIAAKRRDPSLQLTPMTMEGCVVRFADTISYIGRDIEDAIRLGLVRREDLPAQSTTVLGDTNGKIVYSLVTDVVTQSMDKDHVAFSEAVSAALRALKRFNYEHIYMNQRIKSASNRIESLFALLFERYHGDLEADNRSSVIFTHFLKDMSPDYLERHTPPEVVRDFISGMTDNYFLRQCPPDMQPVLDVAGT, encoded by the coding sequence GTGTCCCCTACATGGAATACCATTAAGTCCGTACTTGAGCGGCGTGAACAGCAGACCCTTTCCTCCCGGGCCGAGTCCAGCGCGGCCGGCATTCGGCGAAGAAGTGAAGACCAACTGGACCGGGACTACCGGCTGGCCTTTGCCGTGGACGTGGACCGCATTCTTCACTCCCTGGCCTATACCCGGTACATCGACAAGACCCAGGTCTTTTACCTGATTGAAAACGATCACATCACCCACCGGGTGCTGCATGTGCAGCTGGTGTCCAAGGTGGCCCGCACCATCGGCCGGGCCCTGGGCTTAAACGAAGACCTGATCGAGGCCATTGCCCTGGGCCACGATATCGGACACGCCCCTTTCGGCCATGAAGGCGAGACCTACCTGTCGAAGCTGTGCGAACAGGCGGGCATCGGCCCGTTTCTGCACAACGTGCAGAGCGTCCATTTTCTTGAATCGGTGGAGCGAAAGGGCAGGGGGTGCAACCTCTGCCTTCAGACACTGGACGGCATTCTGTGCCATGACGGGGAGATCCACACCACCAGCCTGAAGGCCGACCGGAAGAAAAATTTTCAGACTTTTGAAGAGGAGATCGCGGCCAAGCGGCGTGATCCCTCCCTGCAACTGACCCCCATGACCATGGAGGGGTGCGTGGTGCGGTTTGCCGACACCATCAGCTACATCGGCCGGGACATCGAAGACGCCATTCGGCTGGGCCTGGTCCGGCGGGAGGATCTCCCGGCGCAAAGCACGACCGTGCTGGGCGACACCAACGGCAAGATCGTCTACAGCCTGGTGACCGACGTCGTGACCCAGAGCATGGACAAGGACCATGTGGCCTTCAGCGAGGCGGTGTCCGCGGCTCTGCGGGCCCTGAAGCGGTTCAACTATGAGCATATCTACATGAACCAGAGGATCAAGTCCGCTTCCAACCGTATTGAGTCCCTGTTTGCCCTGCTTTTTGAACGATACCATGGCGACCTGGAGGCGGATAACCGGTCATCGGTGATTTTCACCCATTTTTTAAAAGACATGTCCCCGGACTACCTGGAGCGGCACACGCCGCCGGAGGTTGTTCGGGATTTCATATCCGGCATGACGGACAACTATTTTCTGCGCCAGTGTCCGCCGGACATGCAGCCGGTGCTTGATGTGGCCGGAACGTGA
- the yihA gene encoding ribosome biogenesis GTP-binding protein YihA/YsxC yields the protein MIIRSAEFVISAVQPSQYPDTDLPEIAFAGRSNVGKSSMINLLVNRKNLVKTSSTPGKTRLINFFDINGQLMFVDLPGYGYAKVSRKEQKTWGPMVERYLSSRKTLRGLMLLMDLRREPREDEFLMMQWCAHYDIPWKMVLTKADKFKKTAADRRRHEIARAVGIGADEMILFSTLQKMGRDPALETIARMTGILEE from the coding sequence ATGATCATTCGATCCGCCGAGTTTGTCATCAGCGCGGTCCAGCCATCCCAGTATCCGGACACGGACCTGCCGGAGATCGCCTTTGCCGGCCGGTCCAACGTGGGCAAGTCCTCCATGATCAACCTTCTGGTCAACCGCAAAAACCTGGTCAAGACCAGTTCCACCCCCGGCAAGACCCGGCTGATCAACTTTTTTGACATCAACGGCCAATTGATGTTCGTGGACCTGCCGGGATACGGGTATGCCAAGGTCTCCCGCAAGGAACAGAAGACATGGGGCCCCATGGTGGAGCGTTACCTGTCCAGCCGGAAAACCCTACGGGGCCTGATGCTGCTGATGGACCTGCGGCGGGAGCCCAGGGAGGATGAATTCCTGATGATGCAGTGGTGCGCCCATTATGATATTCCCTGGAAGATGGTGCTGACCAAGGCGGACAAGTTTAAAAAGACGGCCGCCGACCGCCGGCGGCACGAAATTGCCCGGGCCGTGGGCATTGGCGCGGATGAGATGATCCTTTTTTCCACTTTGCAGAAAATGGGCCGGGACCCGGCCCTGGAGACTATTGCCCGCATGACGGGGATTCTTGAGGAATAA
- the mutS gene encoding DNA mismatch repair protein MutS encodes MASTGATPMMQQYLSIKEQHRDAILFYRMGDFYEMFFEDAQTAAPVLEIALTSRNKNDTDPIPMCGVPVKAADGYIGRLIENGFKVAVCEQTEDPAAAKGLVRRDVVRIVTPGMIIDNALLEKGTNNYVVCLAHADGVVGFASVDISTGTFRVCESSDLRAVRHELLRIAPREVVIPESGADDAALSPFVSLFPPAIRTTLANREFDYRTACQRLTDQFQTRSLEGFGCRGLKPGIVAAGALLSYVNDTQRQKASHLTGLEVYSIDQYLLMDEVTCRNLELVANLRNNGRQGTLIDVLDACVTAMGSRLLRRWMLYPLLSAEAINRRLDAVAEAKEGLGTRKAVRELLKQVYDIERLTSRAVMGRVTPRDLLALKQTLFALPGLATELKSFDSPFFSFAGEPGPEGLDKLAGLADLLKAAVREDAPVSIADGGVINPDYHPRLAELVTISRDGKSSLARLEATEKEKTGISTLKVRYNKVFGYYIEVPRSQVGAVPAHYVRKQTLVNGERYITDELKVFEEKALGAEEQRVRLEQELFADIVGRVTACSPMLFAVARVAAGIDVLCALAQVADDHDYVRPEMLSGGEIIIEEGRHPVVERMLSGERYVPNSITLNDTDRQLLIITGPNMAGKSTVLRKVALFSVMAQMGSFVPARRAAMGVVDRLFTRVGALDNLASGQSTFMVEMEETANIINNATPKSLVVIDEIGRGTSTYDGLSIAWAVAEALHDLHGRGVKTLFATHYHELTELENTRPRVKNFHIAVKEWNDTIIFLRKLVEGSTNRSYGIQVARLAGIPGPVIARAKKILLDIEQGTYSFEAKSGTAPGTGQSGPVQLSLFTPPEQMLVDRLQKVDISTMTPLEALNCLHELQQKAHAISETDG; translated from the coding sequence ATGGCTTCCACAGGCGCCACTCCCATGATGCAGCAGTATCTCTCCATCAAGGAGCAGCACCGGGACGCCATTCTTTTTTACCGAATGGGCGACTTTTACGAGATGTTTTTTGAGGACGCTCAAACCGCGGCCCCGGTCCTTGAGATCGCTCTGACCTCCCGCAACAAGAACGACACCGATCCCATTCCCATGTGCGGTGTGCCGGTAAAGGCCGCGGACGGCTATATCGGCCGGCTCATCGAAAACGGGTTCAAGGTGGCGGTATGCGAGCAGACCGAGGACCCTGCCGCGGCCAAAGGCCTGGTCCGGCGGGACGTGGTGCGCATCGTCACTCCGGGCATGATCATCGACAATGCTCTGCTGGAAAAGGGAACCAATAACTACGTTGTCTGCCTGGCCCATGCCGACGGTGTTGTGGGGTTTGCCAGCGTGGATATCTCCACCGGCACTTTTCGGGTGTGCGAGTCCTCCGACCTGCGGGCCGTGCGCCACGAGCTGCTGCGCATCGCGCCCCGGGAAGTGGTAATACCGGAATCCGGCGCCGATGACGCGGCGCTTTCGCCCTTTGTTTCCCTTTTTCCGCCGGCCATTCGAACAACGCTCGCTAACCGGGAGTTTGATTACAGAACCGCCTGCCAGCGGCTGACCGACCAGTTTCAGACCCGGTCCCTGGAGGGGTTCGGGTGCCGGGGCCTCAAACCCGGCATTGTCGCGGCCGGGGCCCTGCTTTCCTATGTAAACGATACCCAGAGACAGAAGGCGTCCCACCTGACCGGGCTGGAGGTCTACAGCATCGACCAGTACCTGCTGATGGACGAGGTGACCTGCCGGAATCTGGAACTGGTGGCCAACCTTCGCAACAATGGCAGGCAGGGAACCCTTATTGATGTGCTGGACGCCTGCGTCACCGCCATGGGCAGCCGCCTGCTGCGGCGCTGGATGCTCTATCCCCTGCTGTCGGCAGAAGCCATCAACCGGCGGCTGGACGCGGTGGCAGAGGCCAAAGAGGGCCTGGGCACTCGAAAGGCGGTGCGGGAACTGCTCAAACAGGTCTACGATATCGAGCGGCTTACCAGCCGGGCCGTTATGGGCCGGGTCACCCCTCGGGACCTGCTGGCCTTGAAACAGACCCTTTTCGCCCTGCCGGGTCTGGCAACAGAACTGAAGTCTTTTGACAGCCCTTTTTTCTCCTTTGCCGGGGAACCGGGGCCCGAAGGCCTTGATAAGCTGGCCGGCCTGGCCGATCTGCTGAAGGCGGCGGTGCGGGAGGACGCGCCGGTTTCCATCGCTGACGGCGGTGTCATCAACCCCGACTATCATCCCCGGCTGGCCGAACTGGTAACCATCAGCCGGGACGGCAAGAGCAGCCTGGCCCGGCTGGAGGCAACGGAAAAAGAGAAGACCGGCATTTCCACCCTCAAGGTGCGGTACAACAAGGTGTTTGGTTACTATATCGAGGTACCCCGGTCCCAGGTGGGGGCCGTGCCGGCTCACTACGTTCGCAAGCAGACCCTTGTCAACGGTGAGCGCTACATCACCGACGAGCTTAAGGTGTTTGAGGAAAAAGCCCTGGGCGCCGAAGAACAGCGCGTTCGGCTGGAGCAGGAGTTGTTTGCCGATATCGTGGGCCGGGTGACCGCGTGCAGCCCGATGCTGTTTGCCGTGGCCCGGGTCGCGGCCGGAATCGACGTGTTGTGCGCCCTGGCCCAGGTGGCCGATGACCATGACTATGTCCGGCCCGAGATGCTGTCCGGCGGCGAGATCATCATTGAAGAGGGCCGTCATCCCGTGGTGGAGCGCATGCTTTCCGGCGAACGGTACGTGCCCAACAGCATTACGTTAAACGATACCGACCGGCAGCTGCTGATCATCACCGGTCCCAACATGGCGGGCAAATCCACGGTGCTGCGCAAGGTGGCGCTGTTTTCGGTCATGGCCCAGATGGGCTCCTTTGTACCGGCCCGGCGGGCCGCCATGGGTGTGGTGGACCGGCTCTTTACCCGGGTGGGGGCCCTGGACAACCTGGCCTCAGGCCAGAGTACCTTCATGGTGGAGATGGAAGAGACGGCCAACATCATCAACAACGCCACGCCGAAAAGCCTGGTGGTGATCGACGAGATCGGCCGGGGCACCAGCACCTACGACGGCCTGAGCATTGCCTGGGCCGTGGCCGAGGCCCTGCATGATCTGCACGGCAGAGGGGTCAAGACCCTGTTTGCCACCCATTACCACGAGCTGACCGAACTGGAAAACACCCGGCCCCGGGTGAAGAACTTTCATATTGCCGTCAAGGAGTGGAACGATACCATCATTTTTTTAAGAAAGCTGGTGGAGGGCAGCACCAACCGCAGCTACGGCATTCAGGTGGCAAGGCTGGCCGGCATTCCCGGCCCGGTGATCGCCAGGGCCAAGAAGATTCTGCTGGACATCGAGCAGGGCACCTACAGTTTTGAGGCAAAGTCCGGCACTGCTCCGGGCACCGGACAGAGCGGCCCGGTTCAGCTCTCCCTGTTTACCCCGCCGGAACAGATGCTGGTGGACCGGCTTCAAAAGGTCGACATTTCAACCATGACGCCCCTGGAGGCATTGAACTGCCTTCACGAACTGCAACAGAAGGCGCACGCCATATCGGAGACCGACGGATGA
- the era gene encoding GTPase Era, whose protein sequence is MTDPLEPKKDFRSGFIAICGPPNAGKSTLLNLLAGEKISITSDKPQTTRNRILGVVNRKNAQVVFVDTPGIFRPKGKLNTAIVGTAVSALADVDVILLVIDVVKPRKDAEHLTIEHLKHHNKPVVLALNKIDRIKKHKLLEMIDSWQRLYAFERIVPISALESIQTEDLMAELETLLPEGGPLFPEEMLTDAPERFLAAEMIREKVFRLTGQEIPYATAVTIDTFKEKKEGSVIHIQATIHVERDSQKGIVIGKQGAMLKQIGQESRQDIEQMTGARVFLELFVRVQKNWSSDDRRLSEFGYP, encoded by the coding sequence ATGACCGACCCGCTGGAACCCAAAAAGGATTTTCGCTCCGGTTTTATCGCCATCTGCGGGCCGCCCAACGCGGGTAAGTCCACCCTGCTCAACCTGCTGGCCGGAGAAAAAATCTCCATCACCTCGGACAAACCCCAGACCACCCGCAACCGGATTCTGGGCGTTGTGAACCGCAAAAACGCCCAGGTGGTGTTTGTGGACACGCCGGGCATCTTCCGGCCCAAGGGAAAACTGAACACCGCCATCGTGGGCACTGCCGTGTCGGCCCTGGCCGATGTGGACGTGATCCTGCTGGTCATCGACGTGGTAAAACCCCGGAAGGATGCCGAGCACCTGACCATTGAACACCTGAAACACCACAACAAGCCCGTGGTCCTTGCCTTAAACAAGATCGACCGGATCAAAAAGCACAAGCTGCTGGAGATGATTGACTCCTGGCAGCGGCTCTACGCTTTTGAGCGAATCGTTCCCATATCGGCCCTGGAGTCGATTCAGACCGAAGACCTGATGGCCGAGCTGGAAACGCTGCTGCCCGAAGGGGGGCCCCTGTTTCCCGAAGAGATGCTCACCGACGCGCCGGAGCGGTTTCTGGCCGCCGAGATGATCCGGGAAAAGGTGTTCCGCCTCACCGGCCAGGAGATTCCCTATGCCACGGCCGTGACCATCGACACCTTCAAAGAGAAAAAAGAGGGGTCGGTCATTCACATTCAGGCCACCATTCACGTGGAACGGGACTCCCAGAAGGGAATCGTTATCGGCAAGCAGGGGGCCATGCTCAAACAGATCGGGCAGGAGAGCCGGCAGGATATCGAGCAAATGACCGGGGCCAGGGTCTTTCTGGAACTTTTTGTCCGGGTTCAAAAAAACTGGAGCTCAGACGACAGGCGGCTGTCAGAGTTCGGTTATCCATGA
- the hisI gene encoding phosphoribosyl-AMP cyclohydrolase produces the protein MITPDFEKTGGLVPVVTQDAATGEVLMLAYINREAWETTLASGKATYYSRSRKQLWVKGESSGNVQIIKEIRIDCDNDTLLFRVEQIGGAACHRGYRSCFFTKVEADGTGRITQERVFDPAEVYKK, from the coding sequence ATGATAACACCTGATTTTGAGAAGACCGGGGGGCTTGTACCGGTCGTCACCCAGGACGCGGCCACCGGCGAGGTGCTGATGCTGGCCTATATTAACCGGGAGGCCTGGGAGACGACCCTGGCGTCGGGAAAAGCCACCTATTACAGCCGGTCCCGTAAACAGCTGTGGGTCAAGGGGGAGTCTTCTGGCAATGTACAGATTATAAAGGAAATCCGCATCGACTGCGACAACGACACCCTGCTTTTCAGGGTAGAGCAGATTGGCGGCGCCGCCTGTCACAGGGGGTACAGAAGCTGCTTTTTTACAAAGGTGGAGGCCGACGGCACCGGCCGTATTACCCAGGAACGGGTTTTTGATCCCGCGGAGGTCTACAAGAAATGA
- a CDS encoding lipopolysaccharide assembly protein LapA domain-containing protein: MKKAKIVVVLVIVLAIGFIGWQNAGFVTDQRPFKVLTYESPEIYNGVVILAAFLLGALLAYVSGLLTRFKARKEIKELTARVESCQAEKSVLQKEKAVAAAAPPAAQPPDAGPTGPDGAA; encoded by the coding sequence ATGAAAAAAGCAAAAATTGTGGTAGTGCTGGTCATCGTTTTGGCGATCGGTTTTATCGGATGGCAAAACGCGGGTTTTGTCACGGATCAGCGGCCGTTCAAGGTCCTGACCTACGAATCCCCGGAGATTTATAACGGTGTGGTGATTCTGGCGGCATTCCTGCTGGGCGCTCTGCTGGCCTACGTGTCCGGTCTGCTGACACGGTTTAAGGCCAGAAAGGAAATTAAGGAGCTGACCGCCCGGGTGGAGTCCTGCCAGGCGGAAAAAAGCGTTCTTCAAAAGGAGAAAGCCGTGGCGGCCGCTGCGCCCCCGGCAGCGCAACCACCGGACGCCGGCCCGACAGGCCCGGATGGGGCAGCCTGA